AAGAGCTAACCCCCAAATTCGGAATATATATCAAAAATCAAGCTTAGTGTATGGAGGATAAGTTCTACAAGCTGCCCGTTCTTCATTACGAGTATGGTGCCCTTGAGCCGCACATTTCAAAAGACCAGCTAAAGCTTCACCACACAAAGCACCACCAGGCGTACGTCGATAACGCCAATGCGATTTTGAGGAAGATTGATTTGGCAAGGTCAGAAGACCAAAAGCTCGATATGAAGCATGTTTGCCGGGACTTGTCGTTCAATGTCGGGGGGCACATCCTGCACAAGCTTTTCTGGGATAACCTTGCCCCGCCAAATCACCGGGCCGAAAATCCGGTCGGGCTTATCAAGACCCTGATTGACCTTGAGTTTGGGGGTCTTGAGAGGTTCAGGAAGGAGTTTACCCAGGCAGCGCTTTCAGTGGAAGGTTCCGGCTGGGCGGTTCTCGCTTATTGCAGGGCTACAAAAAGGCCTGTGATACTCCAGGCCGAAAAGCACAACGTAAACCTTATTGCGGGCTTTCCCATTTTGTTGGTGCTCGATGTCTGGGAGCACGCGTACTACCTGGATTATGAAAATGAGAGGGGCAAGTATGTGGAGTCTTTTTGGAACCTGGTCAACTGGGATGAGGTCGCAAAACGGCTTGACGTGGTTTTGGAGGGCCAAAATGCGTGGCAGAATTAGGTTTTTGATTCTTGTTTTATCCCTCGTAATCGCCGCTCTGATTTCATGATGCCTAAAGGGGCGGTCGGGAGAAATTACTGGCAGAATGATTTAGTTTTTGAGTCCCAGATGCTCTGATATCCTATTGGGGAATTCACTAAAATATATCTTTTCGAGGCATATTTTTGCCTTATTGGGAATTACCTGTTGAGTATTTGCCACCAAGGTTCCTCTATAGATTCTCTTGGTGTCCTGTTCAACCAAATGCGGTATCCCCAAGCCCAAACTAATCTCGTAAAGTTTGGCTGCGGGAGCATATTTTCCCTCTGTGAGAATCTCTCTACCAAGTACTAATTTTTGGGTTTTCTGGTCTATGGAAAAATCGGTCCAATGGGCATGGTATCGCCTATGAGTGCTTGTTAAGCACCCGTCTGGATTTGCCTCAACATAGCCCAATTCAACTCCCCAAGGGATTCGGACCTTGGGCTGGGAGGATTTCTTCCTAAAAGGCAATCTTGATTCTGAGTTTCTGTCTAAGTAGACGTCGATACCATCAGGTTTGCTTAAAAGAACGCCCATACTGATGCTTTTGCCTTCTTTCATTGCAGCTTCAACTGCAGAAAATTCTTTATATGACCCAGAATCTGGTGTCAGCATTAACCCTCCAATAGTTTCCATATCGGGCATTATAAGATATTCTGGTATAACTTCTCCAATTGTGCCCTCTAGCCAAATGCCTCTGCCTTCCTCAAAAGAGTGAGTTATCTTTCTTCCCTTAGGCGAATAGTCACTAGGGCATTTAGACTTCAGCGGGCTACTTTGGCTAAATACTTGGGCAGAATTTCCCTTCCCAAGATCTAACTCCACCAGTTCAAAGTCAGGTTCCATATTTTACCTCATAGATATACGATATAGGTATTTAAATAAATACTACTTCTAGGTTGTCTCACTATTTTTAGGATATCACCTGAATTACCTTCTCCCTCCCCTTCTCCCCCCGAACAATCTCTATCCTGCTTTTACGAACCCCAAAGTGCTTTGCCAAAATTTCAATTACTGCCTTGTTTGCCTTCCCGTCAATGGCTTTTGCCCGGGTTCTTACCTTCAAAAAACCTACCTCTTCAAGAACTTCATCATTTGAGCTGTTTGGGACTACGCGGATAGTGATGCGCTTC
This sequence is a window from Candidatus Aenigmatarchaeota archaeon. Protein-coding genes within it:
- a CDS encoding superoxide dismutase, with the protein product MEDKFYKLPVLHYEYGALEPHISKDQLKLHHTKHHQAYVDNANAILRKIDLARSEDQKLDMKHVCRDLSFNVGGHILHKLFWDNLAPPNHRAENPVGLIKTLIDLEFGGLERFRKEFTQAALSVEGSGWAVLAYCRATKRPVILQAEKHNVNLIAGFPILLVLDVWEHAYYLDYENERGKYVESFWNLVNWDEVAKRLDVVLEGQNAWQN
- a CDS encoding DUF167 domain-containing protein, with the translated sequence MKRITIRVVPNSSNDEVLEEVGFLKVRTRAKAIDGKANKAVIEILAKHFGVRKSRIEIVRGEKGREKVIQVIS